A region of Streptomyces deccanensis DNA encodes the following proteins:
- the rpsO gene encoding 30S ribosomal protein S15, translating to MSLDAATKKQIISEFGTKEGDTGSPEVQVAMLSRRISDLTEHLKTHKHDHHSRRGLLILVGQRRRLLQYLAKKDIQRFRTLVDRLGIRRGAAGAK from the coding sequence GTGTCGCTCGACGCCGCTACGAAGAAGCAGATCATCAGCGAGTTCGGTACCAAGGAGGGCGACACCGGCTCCCCCGAGGTCCAGGTCGCGATGCTCTCCCGCCGCATCTCGGACCTGACCGAGCACCTCAAGACCCACAAGCACGACCACCACTCCCGCCGTGGTCTGCTGATCCTGGTCGGTCAGCGTCGCCGCCTGCTGCAGTACCTCGCCAAGAAGGACATCCAGCGCTTCCGTACGCTGGTCGACCGCCTCGGCATCCGCCGCGGTGCGGCGGGCGCCAAGTAA
- a CDS encoding polyribonucleotide nucleotidyltransferase has protein sequence MENETHYAEAVIDNGSFGTRTIRFETGRLAKQAAGSAVAYLDDDTMVLSATTASKNPKDQLDFFPLTVDVEERMYAAGKIPGSFFRREGRPSEDAILTCRLIDRPLRPSFKKGLRNEIQVVATIMALNPDHLYDVVAINAASASTQLAGLPFSGPIGGVRVALINGQWVAFPTHSELEDAVFDMVVAGRTLEDGDVAIMMVEAEATEKTIQLVKGGAEAPTEEVVAAGLDAAKPFIKVLCKAQADLASKAAKPTGEFPIFLDYQDDVLEALTAAVKDELAQALTIAGKQERESELDRVKALAAEKLLPQFEGREKEISAAYRSLTKSLVRERVIKEKKRIDGRGATDIRTLAAEVEAIPRVHGSAVFERGETQILGVTTLNMLRMEQQLDTLSPVTRKRYMHNYNFPPYSTGETGRVGSPKRREIGHGALAERALVPVLPTREEFPYAIRQVSEALSSNGSTSMGSVCASTMSLLNAGVPLKAPVAGIAMGLISQEIDGETHYVTLTDILGAEDAFGDMDFKVAGTKEFVTALQLDTKLDGIPASVLAAALKQARDARLHILDVMMEAIDTPDEMSPNAPRIITVKIPVDKIGEVIGPKGKMINQIQEDTGAEITIEDDGTIYIGAADGPAAEAARATINGIANPTMPEVGERYLGTVVKTTTFGAFVSLLPGKDGLLHISQIRKLAGGKRVENVEDVVGVGAKVQVEIAEIDSRGKLSLIPVIEGEEGSEDKKDDGDK, from the coding sequence GTGGAGAACGAGACCCACTACGCCGAGGCCGTCATCGACAACGGTTCCTTCGGCACCCGCACCATCCGCTTCGAGACGGGCCGCCTGGCCAAGCAGGCCGCCGGCTCCGCCGTGGCGTACCTGGACGACGACACCATGGTGCTGTCGGCCACCACCGCCTCCAAGAACCCCAAGGACCAGCTCGACTTCTTCCCCCTCACGGTGGACGTCGAGGAGCGGATGTACGCCGCCGGCAAGATCCCCGGCAGCTTCTTCCGCCGTGAGGGCCGTCCCTCCGAGGACGCCATCCTCACCTGCCGCCTCATCGACCGCCCGCTGCGCCCGTCCTTCAAGAAGGGCCTGCGCAACGAGATCCAGGTCGTCGCCACGATCATGGCGCTCAACCCCGACCACCTGTACGACGTCGTGGCGATCAACGCCGCTTCCGCGTCCACGCAGCTGGCCGGTCTGCCCTTCTCCGGCCCGATCGGCGGCGTCCGCGTCGCGCTGATCAACGGCCAGTGGGTGGCCTTCCCGACGCACTCCGAGCTCGAGGACGCCGTCTTCGACATGGTCGTCGCGGGCCGCACCCTGGAGGACGGCGACGTCGCGATCATGATGGTCGAGGCCGAGGCCACCGAGAAGACCATCCAGCTGGTCAAGGGCGGCGCCGAGGCGCCGACCGAGGAGGTCGTCGCCGCCGGTCTGGACGCCGCGAAGCCCTTCATCAAGGTCCTCTGCAAGGCCCAGGCCGACCTCGCGTCGAAGGCCGCCAAGCCCACCGGCGAGTTCCCGATCTTCCTCGACTACCAGGACGACGTCCTGGAGGCCCTCACGGCCGCCGTCAAGGACGAGCTCGCGCAGGCGCTCACCATCGCCGGCAAGCAGGAGCGCGAGTCCGAGCTGGACCGCGTCAAGGCGCTCGCCGCCGAGAAGCTGCTCCCGCAGTTCGAGGGCCGCGAGAAGGAGATCTCCGCCGCGTACCGCTCGCTGACCAAGTCCCTGGTCCGTGAGCGCGTCATCAAGGAGAAGAAGCGCATCGACGGCCGCGGCGCGACGGACATCCGTACGCTCGCCGCCGAGGTCGAGGCCATCCCGCGGGTGCACGGCTCCGCGGTGTTCGAGCGTGGCGAGACCCAGATCCTGGGCGTCACCACCCTCAACATGCTCCGCATGGAGCAGCAGCTCGACACCCTGTCGCCGGTGACGCGCAAGCGCTACATGCACAACTACAACTTCCCGCCGTACTCCACCGGCGAGACGGGCCGCGTCGGCTCCCCGAAGCGCCGCGAGATCGGCCACGGCGCCCTCGCCGAGCGCGCCCTCGTCCCGGTCCTGCCGACGCGTGAGGAGTTCCCCTACGCGATCCGCCAGGTCTCCGAGGCGCTCAGCTCCAACGGCTCGACCTCCATGGGCTCGGTCTGCGCCTCCACCATGTCGCTGCTGAACGCCGGTGTGCCCCTGAAGGCCCCCGTCGCCGGTATCGCCATGGGCCTGATCTCCCAGGAGATCGACGGCGAGACGCACTACGTCACCCTCACCGACATCCTCGGTGCGGAGGACGCCTTCGGCGACATGGACTTCAAGGTCGCCGGCACCAAGGAGTTCGTCACCGCCCTCCAGCTCGACACCAAGCTGGACGGCATCCCGGCCTCCGTCCTGGCCGCCGCCCTCAAGCAGGCCCGTGACGCCCGCCTCCACATCCTCGACGTGATGATGGAAGCGATCGACACCCCGGACGAGATGTCCCCCAACGCCCCGCGGATCATCACCGTCAAGATCCCCGTGGACAAGATCGGCGAGGTCATCGGCCCCAAGGGCAAGATGATCAACCAGATCCAGGAGGACACCGGCGCCGAGATCACGATCGAGGACGACGGCACCATCTACATCGGTGCCGCCGACGGCCCGGCCGCCGAGGCCGCCCGCGCCACGATCAACGGCATCGCCAACCCGACCATGCCGGAGGTCGGCGAGCGCTACCTGGGCACCGTCGTGAAGACGACGACGTTCGGCGCGTTCGTGTCGCTGCTCCCGGGCAAGGACGGTCTGCTGCACATCTCGCAGATCCGCAAGCTCGCCGGCGGCAAGCGCGTGGAGAACGTCGAGGACGTCGTCGGCGTGGGCGCCAAGGTCCAGGTCGAGATCGCCGAGATCGACTCCCGCGGCAAGCTCTCCCTCATCCCCGTGATCGAGGGCGAGGAAGGTTCCGAGGACAAGAAGGACGACGGCGACAAGTGA